The following nucleotide sequence is from Salvia miltiorrhiza cultivar Shanhuang (shh) chromosome 7, IMPLAD_Smil_shh, whole genome shotgun sequence.
TGGTTGAACTACTATGAGCAAGGTTATTAAGCGACAAGCCGAAGAAAAAAATgtgatttaagaaaatattttaaaattttaaatcaaattttttctatatatttcGACATATTGAGTGATTCTtaccaaaaaaaattcttatatGAGTGTTACTTGTAATTGAATTGATGaaaattggttaattcaaaatcgtttaattgcatttagagattttaatgaaatatataatgcTACTAATATTGCTCAATTGATTATTTCTGTTTTAAATTAGTATCGCGtgttaaataagatattttttgttggatttgatAATGCATCCGCAAAAATCAAAGGTTCATGCAATCAGTATAATATACCTTCGATTATCGCTTAACCATGAAACTTGAAATATTTTCACATTTTGGTAAGAATGGCTagcatttataaatttttaaattagtgGCTACTATTTATGTTATTACTAAGCTTAATACGgctataatatttttttgccTCACTACATACATTTCCCTAAAGTAAGAAGCAGCTTCAGTTGTTTAAAATGGAGGCTTACTTCCTTTTTCTACCACGGGAATTAATGGTTGGGGCGTTTTTAGAGGAGGAAACGCCGCCATTCTTTGCCGCGTCGTCTTCATCTTCTCCGCCAAAGCTCTCAGTCCTGTCTGAGGACACTTCCTCGTTTTCGGGTTTTTTGACAGCCGGGCGTGGTCTGGAGAGCTTATCGGCCTTTTTAGAGGAGGAAACACCGCCATTCTTTGCCGTGTCTTCACCTTCTTCGTCAAAGCTCTCGGTCCTGTCTGAGGACACTTCTTCTTTATCGGTTTTTTTGACAGCTGGGGGTCGTCTGGAGTGCCTGTCGCGCTCTTCATCACTTTCTTCGTCTAAGCTCTCAGTCCTGTCTGAGGACACTTCATCTTCTTGAGGAAAATTTTCAGCCGAGGGTTGTCTCGAGAGCCTATCGCGTAGCGCTCTCAGTTTCGCTTTCTTGGAGTTCAAGACCTGAACAAactgaaaggaaaaaaaaaaagacatgtTATAGAAAAATTCTGATTACATTGTAAGAGACTGGAATTACCTTTCCATAGATTTCAGATTCAAACTCTGATTTGTCACTGCTGAGTTTCTCACTTTGTGCTAGGCATTTTTCAGCCTCCAGTTTGAGCTTGTCGAACGATTGCGATTTCCATACAACTTCCTCCTATTCAAACAAGAGAACCAACTTGTCAACACAAACATCATACGGTCTACTGAAACGCATGCTCCAAGCGTGATAGATTCGTTTAAACGTCACTTAGATCATCTTATCATAGTCTGCAGTTAGTTCCTCATTCTAAAAAAACTAAGCAAGTGGCAATTTTGCACAAATATGAACTCATTCTTGACAATTAGGAAATAAATCTAAGCACGGTCACAAGGAAAATAATGCGGTAAGAGTGTAATATATGATGCAGAATCTCGTCTCTTACACTCAGCTTTATGTTAGCATCCATAAGAAAGTCCAACACTTCCACTGTGGTTGCCTTGCTATTGGGCGAAG
It contains:
- the LOC130991287 gene encoding DNA repair protein XRCC4-like, which gives rise to MEAPKHTCLKLEIAMGGGEPVPIFVKGTWYPTRFDLAITDGHRAWTCNATEEAVEERASYWDQTASYYIDLAERYLGFQQPGSVYGFSDAGDGCKRLSWTFEKEGMKLEWRWKCQPSPNSKATTVEVLDFLMDANIKLSEEVVWKSQSFDKLKLEAEKCLAQSEKLSSDKSEFESEIYGKFVQVLNSKKAKLRALRDRLSRQPSAENFPQEDEVSSDRTESLDEESDEERDRHSRRPPAVKKTDKEEVSSDRTESFDEEGEDTAKNGGVSSSKKADKLSRPRPAVKKPENEEVSSDRTESFGGEDEDDAAKNGGVSSSKNAPTINSRGRKRK